DNA sequence from the Pungitius pungitius chromosome 16, fPunPun2.1, whole genome shotgun sequence genome:
GCAGTTCATCTTGATTTAACCGTCTGTTTGTCTTGATTGAATGAATTTTGTTACATTAAATAAACACAGCACACACTGttgtgtgaaaaaaacacatttttcagtgttctatttattatgttttatttatttattgaattcaGGCTCATTGTGGATGAAATCCTACCATTTCACAAATGGGTCCGTAACAATTCCTCTGACTGGAGGAAGATTCTTGCAATCTTTAACCCAAATTTGCACCTCACCAGTCTCCATCCTTGATGTTCTCTTACCTGTGGATGCAGTCACAACACAATCACTCAAAGGAAAGACTTTATGAAATATAAAGAGTTATCAGCTTACTGTGGGACATCTGTGGCAGGTATCTTAAGGCAACTCTCATCTGTCCTCTACTGTCCATCAGATGTGCGGGAGACGCTCTTGTACTTTGTCCTGAGACCTGAAGGATTGAGCCGTAGTGAGTAACCATCACACAAATCACTTTGAAAGAACCCAAAgcctgtagaaataaataatttaccTTGTTCTTTAGTGCATATTCATTTATATGTGtgttgttgaaatcccactctgACATATCAAGATCCACCTCACCCAGGAAACTGTTCCGCCCAAAAGTGTTGCTGTGCCACACGGAGATGTTCAAAGACTGGGTTTTGAATACTTCCAATACGATTTTAAACTATCAGGGGAGAAGTCAAAAAAGCTGTTTGTAATATATGGCTGCCAATTTATTTGATATGACAAatctataaaataataaatatggtATTCTTGCCTTTAGGAGTTCGTTATAGGTGGGGTTAAGTGTGTTCTTTTTTACTGTGGTTTTTCTCTTTCCCAACTTTGTCTTGTCAGGGAGAAGGTAACATTTCACATACCTATAAGAAGAGACAGTAAAATTGATATTCTCAACTACAACATTAATTGAAGTTCTTCAGATGACAGCAGGAACTGACTGATTTCAAACATCCCCTTCCATTGTAAATGTTTTAGCCTCTTTTTTGCTCTGCCAGGTCCCTTTCTCCAACCCTTCTTCCAACCAAATATCATTGACATTTGCTATTCCTTTGCCATTTTGATGGTAAAGTACATAGCAAACACTTACGGATCAGAGCAGTTCTTCTTATTGTCTGCCACGGCTAGATCCCTGCAGTGCACAACAAATATGTGAAACTCTTTGAGCTTCTGAATGTAGTTTAAAGCGAAGTGGATGCTTCCATGGACTTCAATGTCTCCAACGTCCTCAGGGTAAAGGCTGCAGATGCTGCCGCTGACCTGTTGATATTGCCacagaagagacaaaaacaactttttgtcTTTGCCACGGGAAATAAATTGCATGCATTACCTtttattgtttgtctttttttaccaGTGTCCTGCATTTTACCATGTGAGTCATTGTGACAAAATGTGGTCCTGGAGACTCTGAGTCTAGCAGGAAGTACCACGGGGTATTCATTATTTTCCCATGTCTCTGTATTTCTTTCTGTatgtctttttgtattttagtcTGTGTGAGTGTCAGTCTGTCTTGCCGTATGTCTGGGGACCAATTTGATCACCCTGGTATCTACGTTTCAAATTAAGCCCCCAGTGATCTGAGgcaaatttcacattgtagtcAAACTTCTAATAATACTGTTGCTGAAACAGGGCGTGGAAATGTAAAGATAAcgtatattataatattttaacTACAATATATTAACTTACTTAATAGAAGTGTATTCACTGGAATTCCATTTTCTCTAGTAGTGACTGCTGTAGAAAAAATTACATACGAAAATctgcaaatgacatttttgtcaCATGTAGTCTATTCCGATATTATATTAGCAGTAGTAGCAACGAACAAGCTGGTATGTATTTCTAACTCCGCTGATATACAAAATTGATGTCTGCCGAAACGCGCTTCTGGGTGCATCAACTGGGTGTAGTTTCCACTCCGACAACATGCTTCTAATAAGATCATGTCTTAACTATGCATCAATAGGCGTTAATGAAATACAACACACCACCTGCAATGCATAAAGTGGTTTAGACTAATTACGAACTTTCAATCTTGTATCCTAGAGAATATTCAAGTTTCCACAGGCAGGTTTGTTTGGTGTTTTATCAGGAATTTATTCTATTGATATCTATTGAGCTGCATGTGGACATACAGAAGCCATTCCTGAGGAGAGACTGAAGTTTGATGTGGAGCTGCCCGTGTTTCTTCTCCAGCCCAAATTAGTCTCAAAAGTGCTGTCACTGTCGTTCTGATGTCAGAGAAAAGCAAGAAGGAcagaattcaattcaataataAGAATAAACCAATCATTTAGATTTTACGCAAGAGGTTACGTTGGAAAATGACCACAGAATATAGTGATTGTataaaaaatgtcttgtcttgtcttatctgttgttgtgcctgtgcactttatatGTTTCACTGTGAGAGTGTGGGAAACGTTTTCTCGATTACCTGTATGCCTGACATGCAGGaattgacaaataaagctactttgactttgactttgaaagagtACTTAACCTCCTCCTGCTGAAGAACAGTCATGGACATGCCTGTTTTCATCTGCTTTGAGCTTGAGAGGGTAGATGCTGATGGTGGAAAAGAGATGCAACTTTGAATATCTTTCACTGATCCCATCCTGTGTATGTCACACTATGTATGGTTGGATTATGAGACAATTGCCCCAAGGGAGAACATGCAAGAGGCCCCAACGTATCATAATGGACAAAATGGTTGTTTGGTCTCTTTTGGCCATTTAGTGATATAGATTCCTGCAGCCTTTGAGGCGCCCCTCACATATTTGTTGTGAAGAAAAATATGTGAGGGGAGCCTCAAAGGCCATAGTCATTCATCCACTAAATAATGACATGTTGACATGGTTACCGTTATACACACTTTGATTCAATAGCTGTTATTTACATATCTCTATCACATACATGTTAGACGGAATAATGTTCTGCCATTACAACACAGCTTCATGACTCATGatcatttgtattcattaacttaagaaaaaaagagttttgttACTTGTTTGTAAGAAAAGGTTTTCCAGACTTTTGGAGGATGATGTGCACCTTGAAGAAAATCGTTTAAAGGCTGAcaagatgggactcgaaccgtCATCATAACCTggcacaaataaaacaaaatcagcTTGGAAAATAGACTCAACACAGATATTACACATGTTCagttcataaaaaaaatgtttactaaATCAGTTTTAGAGCTACAAAATTGCTGATGTGGCTTTGTAAACACAAGCAACATTACTtaagtgttttcattttgttatgaTGAATCAAAAGGAATGTTGTTGCTGGTAACATCAGTCTGAATCATTACGATCACTGCATAATCTACATTTAACCTAACACAAATGAATTAGTGCTGGGCAACTTTATTCAGTAACGGGAATGTGGCTAAAATATTTGTTGTAAATCAGAACTTAAACATTAATGTAATCAAGTCAAATATAATTCCAAAGCTATTTGCCCCTGCCAGGGCATTAACGTTTTATCtagttaatgaaaaaacacCTTAGATCAAGTTAGATCATGGCAAGTTAACctttataaatcattttttctgaACAGGTACCAGCATTAACAGTCTCTGTTCAGTAGTTTGGGTActtgttataaatgtgtgttggtacaTGTTGGTGATAATTAGTTATTGTTGTTTACAAGTAGTATTTGGAGGAACTTAGGACCCAGGGGGGATTCAGGTGTGGGGGGGAGAAGAGCATGGCTGGACCCGAATAGATCTAGATAAAGAGCTGAGGTTTGTGCTCACGtcttgtgtgtattttaaacacaagaGTAGTGGTCACAAATAACCTTTGTTCTATCAACTCCACctgtaaaatatttcaaatctgGACTAGTTTGCTACTCTTTTCCATCTTTCTGTCCCTCCCAAGCCAATGCTGATCACCCGCCCCACCCCCTGCCCCGGGGCCAATAAAATAATTGTCTGCATTGTTTAATtaacagaggtgggacaaagtcattgttatgcaagtcacaagtaagtctcaagtcgttgccctcgagtcccgaatcaagtcgagtcaaagatgaggcaagtcccaagtcgagtcaaaagtcttaccattttagttacgagtcatttcaagtactcttattatagtggggacggggaaccctgggtgatggtgcgctgcctcacagacctagactacgaagggaagggtaatggtggatcgactgtgactgtgttatagtactttaaaacggacgttgacataatgttggcgaggatttccatcggagtctgaatccgggttcaaaaatcccgatttttgtaagcatgaacgagctgtcttgttgatacggtaaaatggactgcagtgattggatgtcgtgcaggcagcgcgcgctctctgcatacaggtggcgcacatttttttgacagatgcagataaacagagcggtgcggcggtgtgaaaatgttttcccctagttttcatgggaagtagcaagtcttctcgagtcaaaaggctcgagtccaagtgaaggcacgagtcatcgatgttaaagtccaagtcgagttgccagtctttgtacgttttgtcgagtcgagtctgaagtcatcaaattcatgactcgagtctgactcgagtccaagtcacataactcgagtccacacctctgttaATTAATGTGTTAACGCAATAATAACATGTTAACTTGGTCAGCACTAGATGGAGGAATTTGTTAACTCTGAGACTCACAGCAGCTTTAATGTGTTAActcgaaaaagaaaaaaaaaacatcactatGGTATTCATTTCTCAATCCTTGAAGAAATTAAAAAGCTCACTGCCTGAACTGATCCGGGACAAAGACCAGGCCTTGGCTGTTGTATTTTGACTGGCATTTCCATCATTATTTTGCACAATCCAAGAACTGATGCCGTGAAGATTCCCCTCAATGGGACTGTCACTGTATTTTCCAACAAAGTCCGCACTTTGCGGTGATTGTAAAGCAATATTAGCTCTATCTtggtgaagaagagggacatCAGACTCCACCTTTGGCCCGAGGAAGGGCTGTTTATCCTGAGGGATGAAAGATCTGACAAGGCTTTGAAGAGTCAACATCTTCTTTTTTGATGGTGGTGTATTAGAGGAGCTTGAACTACATTGATATGTATTCACATTACCAAGGTAAGCCCCTCTGTCCTCaggatgaggagggagaggctgagAGGTGATGCCTACGCCAGGTTTAGTCTCTGTCAGCAGACTCTTCTCCTGTCTTGGTACTGTTGTTGGCTTCCCTTGTTGCTCTTCAACAAACTTAGATTGGGGGTTGATGTCTATTGAAAAGGCTCTCAAGGAGGAACCTTCCAGTTTGCATTTCTTAGGACTGAAGGATTCTCTAGGCAGGACCCTGGGATGGCAGGTCTTAGATGGACTCCTCCTGATTTCGTCATTTTTTGGTTTTGAAGTATGGGATTGTCTCAAACTAAGGGGCCTTTCCTGATACTCAGTATCAGCTTTGACTTGATATTGGTGACATGCTGATTTTACATCCCCAGTGCTTCCATAACTGACTATCGCTTTTGCCTCTTCGTCAGACTCCTCTCTGATATCTAAGGATGTTCTCAAATCCGACTGTTGAGAAACATCTTTGATATTGAGTATTGAAATGCGGGAGTCTACAGCAATAACCATGGGTCCGTTATATTCCTTTTCCAAGAAATGCTTAGCCTTACTGATCTTGGCTGGCTTGTCCCCTTGAGGACTGGAGCTGGATTGACTTGGAAGGGGAATTTGAATATCCCTCTCTAGATTTTGGGTGTTGAGGGCTAGACAGGAAGGTATAGGAATGATAACATTATCCTGTGGCTCAGAAATCTTTGAGTTTCTCACTGAACCTGTTAAAGAGTCACGTGTCTCTTCATATATGATGACTGGATTAGCTCTATATGTTCCATCTTCTTTAAATAAATCTACAAAGAAGCTGCTGTCAGACTGTGGTGACTTGTCAGCTGTGTCAACTTTAATTTCCTTTTGAGGTGACATATTTGTCTTCATGCTTGCTAAATCAAAGTTAGTCTGATAGCCATGTGGAGCTTCTACTCCACTCTTGGAGTCATCTTTTTGCCTTTCCTCTTCAGTGGTAAATACAATTTTGGGactacttttctctctctcccagagaGCTTTCAGATTGGATAGTCTCTCCGAAAGTTGAATAGCCCTACTTTCTGTTGCTTCCTGGTGAGGGTCTACGGAGGTCACTGTTACTTTAAACGGTGTATTCTGAAATGAGGTAACTTGTAGTGTTCCTACCTCTGTTGTTTCAGAGGGTTTAGCGTCTTGTATGAAACTTCCAGGTTTGTCTGTGGTCCTACTTGCCACACCTTGACAAAGATTCTGGGTGTTGCCTGGTTCCTTCTGCATACCTATCTTCACCTCATCTTCTTTTTGACTCTGCACATCCGTAgtattctctttttctcctctaaaaATTCCAAGCAGTCTTGGTTTAGACTTTGGTGAAACAGTAGAAGATGTACCCGTTAAGCCACAATTAGACGGCTTGATATTTGAAAGGTTCTCAACAGCAACGTTGGTTCTTTCTTCAGGCAGCTTTTGGTGAAGAATGTTGCATCCAGTCAGGTAGTCTGTAGAGTGAGTCTCAGAGTCATGGTCTCTCTCCAGCTGAACCGTTTTGCCTGACTGCTCAACCAAAATGAGTTTGGACACTGAAGGGCTTGGAAACTCTGAAATACAGTGCTTCGAGACTTCTGCAAAGACAGCAACCACAAATTGAATTAAGTATGCACATTATGTCTACTTAACATTGCAATGTATAATAAAGATAGCTGTGTAGGACTTATTTTGGCGTATCACTGTCAAATAAAGTGCCGCTATGTGTTTTAATTCCACATGcaaaatgtaatttagctgaaaAAATTAGCTGACtctgttttaaataaatttcTTACCAACAAGTTGTTGACTAGCTTCCTGACCAACTTCCTGGATGTTTGCCTCAGTTTTGCAATTGACGCCACCTTCCTGTAAATCCACCTGACTCGGAGTGAGCAAAGGCCTATGTGTGCAAACAGTGGCCCTGCCAGTATCCTCAAGTTCACACTTATTTTCCACCTCAGAGGGAGTCAAGGAGTCAACGTCAAGCAAACGGTTCTCTCCCAGCTCTTTTCTGTCTTGCCACTCCACTCCACTATGACTGACAGTGGAGCTGAAACTCACCTGCTTCCTGTCTATCCATCTGTTGGTGAGAGAATTCAGGCTAACTGCACTCTGCAGGTCCAGGCAAGACAACGAGTCTGTGGAGCTAAAAGCGTAAAAATGCTTAAGGATGCCCCTCGGAACAGCAGAGCTACTCTGCTGACCTCCTGGCCTTTCTTCCTCAACAAAGCAGTCCTGAGAActggggactttttttttttcaatcattgCCATCGTAGTAGATGCATTCTGATTGGTGATTGGTTGATCAGTAGGGTCTTGTTTAAGGTTAGTAGCATAAGAAATGCAGCTATCAGATGAAGGTAAAGGCtctgaaagagacaaagacaaattaATAGCATTAAAACCAACATTAGCTGTGTTTTTGTCAATGAGTTTAGAAAAGACTCACAGGTGTACCTCAGCAACACTAAACTATTCATTCAAGTTTAAAACTGTTCAAAACCGCAATGTCATAGTTGTGAAGAGTTTTATTTGTCTACATTATTACTTTGACTGCATTCTTTCATTTTGGCTGGGAAATTTGGTTAGCTTGTGAAGCTAGTTATAGTTCCTTACTGTCTATCTCTATTATCTTACACCACGAGTACTTCTTCAATGTGGTATTGGCGTCCTCAAGATCTTCTTGGTTTCAACCCTGTCTCCAATTTGATCATCTTATACTTGGTCTTGTCTTGGTCTCAGACGACGAAAACTCAGGTCTTGTTCTTCTCTTAAACTTAATACTATCTGGTCTTGGTCCTGCCTTGGTTTAGTTGGTCTTGACTAGAAAACTGTGTATTGGTACTTAAAGGAACAGTATGTACAATTTAGGGGGATCTATTGTTGatgaaatggaataaaatatgattatgtgtgttttcttaaatGTGTAATTACCTGCAATTATTTTGTTACCTTCGAATAAGCACGTTTTGAATGAACCATTTTGAACCTTGGGTATGAGAAAGGCATATTGCTGTTTTGAACCAATTATTAAGACGCCCAATCTGTGGAATATTAGTTTTTATCATTACGTTTTCAAGAACTATTTATGTCAAGAGCTTGTTGcgtatgtaaaaaaataatacttgTACAGTGAGCCTTTTTAAATCTGTCAATTTTGGTCCTTTTTGTATAATTTCTCCCGCAATAACATTGGTTTTCATAGCTCCTAAAAATCTCTAAAAGCTCTAAAAATTTCCACCAGCCAGAAGTCATGCGGTAAAGATTAAGGCTTTGGAATGTGTAATCCTCTGACTAGTCAGGAAGCCTTGTGTATTTGGACTTCCCCTCACTCTGAACACCCCTGGGAAAAGTGGACCCTGCGCTCTGGCTCATTTCCCACAGAccggaaaaaaacacaatattgagagaaacaaaaatacaacaatttaaATTGAATTCTAAGAATCATCTGTTTTGTAAAATTAGCACATGGCTTTTTTTCACGAGCTACTACCTATTTTTGAACTACTAAGTGCCTGCACAAAATTgaattcttccctttttccataaaaatgtaaaaacacctTCTCTGAAATGGCAACAAAAATTAGATGCAACTAAATCAGACGATAGAATTGTTAGCCTGTACATGCATTTCACTGACATGCAACACTGCTCATGTCAACATGCTGTTCATTTGAGAGGTTGAAGCATAAAGGGGCCGCACACCTAGAGGTCGTATTGATTGCTAAAAAACAGACTTACGAAGTTTGTAATGTATCTGCTTTCACAATTTGTCCATCAAAACATCAGCTCAATTCAAAACACATGTTAGATAGAAATCCTTCTCACACCCACAATAGTAgcacaaactgagaaaaattATGAAAACTCACCCTCATGTTGTGTCGGGGTTGGATCCACTGATCTGTCCATTAAC
Encoded proteins:
- the sytl2a gene encoding synaptotagmin-like protein 2; the encoded protein is MIDLSFLTGEEQETIRAVLKRDAELKKAEEQRVQNLQRTVRDKCRLRYMTGEWFYETKQLRHQDLIHGSEIIRASIRHFHKPLTILEPSQLMPEKPCSVSSETKEVFVPPACGFLQEQLSDERYQNIKPCETTEDTPTTVLHLPTKQRQNPFNSDIIESHSCENKDSQLMDRSVDPTPTQHEEPLPSSDSCISYATNLKQDPTDQPITNQNASTTMAMIEKKKVPSSQDCFVEEERPGGQQSSSAVPRGILKHFYAFSSTDSLSCLDLQSAVSLNSLTNRWIDRKQVSFSSTVSHSGVEWQDRKELGENRLLDVDSLTPSEVENKCELEDTGRATVCTHRPLLTPSQVDLQEGGVNCKTEANIQEVGQEASQQLVEVSKHCISEFPSPSVSKLILVEQSGKTVQLERDHDSETHSTDYLTGCNILHQKLPEERTNVAVENLSNIKPSNCGLTGTSSTVSPKSKPRLLGIFRGEKENTTDVQSQKEDEVKIGMQKEPGNTQNLCQGVASRTTDKPGSFIQDAKPSETTEVGTLQVTSFQNTPFKVTVTSVDPHQEATESRAIQLSERLSNLKALWEREKSSPKIVFTTEEERQKDDSKSGVEAPHGYQTNFDLASMKTNMSPQKEIKVDTADKSPQSDSSFFVDLFKEDGTYRANPVIIYEETRDSLTGSVRNSKISEPQDNVIIPIPSCLALNTQNLERDIQIPLPSQSSSSPQGDKPAKISKAKHFLEKEYNGPMVIAVDSRISILNIKDVSQQSDLRTSLDIREESDEEAKAIVSYGSTGDVKSACHQYQVKADTEYQERPLSLRQSHTSKPKNDEIRRSPSKTCHPRVLPRESFSPKKCKLEGSSLRAFSIDINPQSKFVEEQQGKPTTVPRQEKSLLTETKPGVGITSQPLPPHPEDRGAYLGNVNTYQCSSSSSNTPPSKKKMLTLQSLVRSFIPQDKQPFLGPKVESDVPLLHQDRANIALQSPQSADFVGKYSDSPIEGNLHGISSWIVQNNDGNASQNTTAKAWSLSRISSGSYDDGSSPILSAFKRFSSRCTSSSKSLENLFLQTTSTLSSSKQMKTGMSMTVLQQEENDSDSTFETNLGWRRNTGSSTSNFSLSSGMASVSGSICSLYPEDVGDIEVHGSIHFALNYIQKLKEFHIFVVHCRDLAVADNKKNCSDPYVKCYLLPDKTKLGKRKTTVKKNTLNPTYNELLKFKIVLEVFKTQSLNISVWHSNTFGRNSFLGEVDLDMSEWDFNNTHINEYALKNKVSGQSTRASPAHLMDSRGQMRVALRYLPQMSHSKRTSRMETGEVQIWVKDCKNLPPVRGIVTDPFVKCTILPDTSKKSRQKTRVVKRAANPMFNHTMVYDGVRLEHLKEACVEMTVWDHDRLNNHYIGGLRLGLGTGKSYGVEVVWMDSTTDEANLWQRMLHSDGEWVEDDLPLRMLVMVKK